One Leptospira sp. WS60.C2 genomic region harbors:
- a CDS encoding DUF2569 family protein — translation MFTSAHFFLWLASLIPMRDDALDPASLKELVRPVVVALICITYIFVSKGVKATFVNG, via the coding sequence ATTTTTACCTCTGCTCATTTTTTCCTTTGGCTTGCTTCCCTGATTCCAATGAGAGACGACGCGTTAGACCCAGCATCCTTAAAGGAATTGGTTCGTCCTGTTGTGGTCGCATTAATTTGCATTACCTATATATTTGTATCCAAAGGAGTAAAAGCTACGTTTGTGAATGGATAA
- a CDS encoding PilZ domain-containing protein: MEKLINNESQMYDILRILSRSVPFYLRHGEGKIQIKPISINKLGLITAIPKDIEQINTRVIFLTHNNRKLEFHFKTTLTKHNNIEILKPFALYITDANREDLHRVKNREKYEGLTVFKIINFNDVQKQLAYDHPKIDAILQKSKNVLLKKYDEANILLTLKQDARLRLYTKFGKPIFIPDKTENLNPDTNFLSFGEFSKKIVTPGLILEKYTSEICVFLEYKGYLPIGYLLVNHRKLLLTPDFEFVKLVGERVTKEICDAGFFNESADICNVVDISENGLSFLFSQSIFFIKSFAIGQIIIFELQIEDRKVPIKAIIRNIKNLSAKFRMGVQFLELNKEAAETINSYLSKSRNIESRIENIKEEIYS, from the coding sequence ATGGAAAAATTGATCAATAATGAAAGTCAAATGTATGATATCTTAAGAATACTTTCCAGATCTGTTCCATTTTATCTGAGACATGGTGAAGGAAAAATTCAAATCAAACCCATTTCAATTAATAAACTTGGTCTAATTACCGCAATTCCCAAGGATATTGAGCAAATAAATACAAGAGTGATTTTCCTTACACATAACAATAGAAAACTCGAATTTCATTTCAAGACAACTCTTACGAAACACAATAATATCGAGATCCTGAAACCTTTCGCTCTATACATTACTGATGCCAATCGAGAGGATCTACATCGGGTAAAAAATAGAGAAAAATATGAAGGATTAACTGTTTTCAAAATAATAAATTTCAATGATGTTCAAAAGCAATTAGCGTATGACCATCCGAAAATCGATGCCATATTGCAAAAGTCTAAGAATGTTTTATTAAAGAAATATGATGAAGCTAACATTTTACTAACACTTAAACAAGATGCTAGGTTAAGATTGTATACTAAATTCGGAAAACCAATTTTCATCCCAGATAAGACCGAAAACTTAAATCCCGATACTAATTTTTTATCTTTTGGTGAATTTTCAAAAAAAATTGTAACTCCAGGTTTAATACTGGAAAAATATACATCTGAAATATGTGTATTTCTTGAATATAAAGGATATCTACCGATAGGTTATTTACTCGTTAACCATAGGAAGTTATTACTGACTCCGGACTTTGAGTTTGTAAAATTAGTAGGAGAAAGGGTAACCAAAGAAATTTGTGACGCAGGTTTTTTTAATGAATCAGCTGATATCTGTAATGTTGTAGATATCAGCGAAAATGGATTAAGTTTTCTATTTTCACAGAGTATCTTCTTTATTAAGAGTTTTGCAATAGGCCAAATTATAATATTTGAGTTACAAATCGAGGATCGGAAAGTTCCTATCAAAGCTATTATTAGGAATATAAAAAATCTGTCGGCGAAATTCCGAATGGGAGTCCAATTTCTGGAATTAAATAAGGAAGCTGCCGAAACGATCAATAGTTATTTATCTAAATCTAGGAATATTGAATCGAGAATTGAAAATATCAAAGAAGAGATTTACTCTTAA
- a CDS encoding SpoIIE family protein phosphatase yields the protein MNFFVANSSRNIFLSAKFKIAIAYSMLAIVNISIFSILIFENQVDLIVNNFKLHYDHFASVSSKSLNEIEIDLDSDEGKKVILDQLFINGITKFLVFDEKMNLVYAVDESNEFRNLEPILSFLFPKNKEQDVSKYRIELDIDSYQVKISFKITSLELKNYYIYTEETIRIVKDRLSQLYIQIGVVVVLGILFHAFFALYLYKLIFSRLTILKNVSNSMKAGDLEKRAEWDFKGKDELDDLGLSFNAMATTIQNKINEISTLNHEIQIELEIGKEVQGFFLPNGKVFKDYNVAIQFAPMREVSGDIYNFYTFKDGSRGLFFADAMGHGVPAALVTTVINLGLHIILKKTNQPDKVMSLLNSYVSYHLKNSYYASGIFILFPANEDFIYYSNAAQNDPLIFRKGELDPFHLESMGMNLGMIAPFEYPMEKARFLRGDKLVIYSDGVTEGRNEEKVQYGYPRLKEIVYSNFDKSNQEISELILGDLKVYTNNKFDDDVSILILEK from the coding sequence ATGAATTTTTTTGTAGCTAATTCAAGTAGAAATATATTCCTGTCGGCTAAGTTTAAAATTGCGATAGCATACTCCATGTTAGCAATAGTAAATATTTCTATTTTTTCTATTCTTATATTTGAAAATCAAGTGGATTTAATAGTAAATAATTTTAAATTACATTATGATCATTTTGCTTCTGTCAGTTCGAAAAGCTTAAATGAAATAGAAATTGATTTAGATTCAGATGAAGGTAAAAAAGTAATCCTCGATCAATTATTTATTAATGGAATTACCAAATTCTTAGTGTTTGATGAGAAAATGAATTTAGTCTATGCAGTAGATGAATCGAACGAGTTCCGTAATCTAGAACCGATACTTTCCTTTCTATTTCCAAAAAACAAGGAACAAGATGTATCGAAATATAGAATCGAATTAGATATAGATAGTTACCAAGTAAAAATCTCATTCAAGATTACCAGTTTGGAGTTAAAAAATTATTACATTTATACCGAGGAAACTATTCGGATCGTCAAAGATAGGCTGAGTCAGCTGTACATTCAAATTGGCGTTGTGGTTGTTTTAGGAATACTATTTCATGCCTTTTTCGCATTGTATCTCTATAAACTGATCTTCTCAAGACTTACAATCCTAAAGAATGTAAGCAATTCGATGAAAGCAGGAGATCTCGAAAAAAGAGCTGAATGGGATTTTAAAGGTAAAGATGAATTGGATGATTTAGGCTTATCATTTAATGCAATGGCTACTACTATTCAAAATAAAATTAATGAAATCTCGACATTGAATCATGAAATCCAAATTGAACTAGAAATTGGGAAAGAAGTTCAAGGATTTTTTCTTCCAAATGGGAAAGTTTTCAAAGATTACAATGTTGCGATACAGTTTGCACCAATGCGTGAAGTTAGTGGAGATATTTACAATTTTTATACTTTTAAAGATGGATCTCGTGGTTTGTTTTTTGCTGATGCAATGGGGCATGGCGTTCCAGCCGCACTTGTTACTACTGTAATTAATCTTGGTTTGCATATTATTCTTAAGAAAACAAACCAACCAGATAAAGTCATGTCCCTCTTAAATTCCTATGTAAGTTACCATTTGAAAAATTCTTATTATGCGTCAGGCATTTTTATACTCTTTCCTGCTAACGAGGATTTTATCTATTATTCAAACGCGGCCCAAAATGATCCACTCATCTTTAGGAAAGGTGAGTTGGATCCATTCCATCTCGAATCTATGGGAATGAATTTAGGTATGATTGCTCCTTTTGAATATCCGATGGAAAAAGCTAGATTTCTTAGAGGGGATAAACTAGTTATTTATAGCGATGGCGTGACCGAAGGTCGAAATGAAGAGAAAGTTCAATATGGTTATCCTAGGTTAAAAGAGATTGTTTATTCAAATTTTGATAAATCAAATCAGGAGATTTCTGAATTAATACTTGGCGACTTAAAAGTTTATACAAATAACAAATTTGATGATGATGTATCTATATTAATTTTAGAAAAATAA